One genomic window of Erinaceus europaeus chromosome 7, mEriEur2.1, whole genome shotgun sequence includes the following:
- the LOC103118300 gene encoding tubulin alpha-1B chain, with translation MRECISIHVGQAGVQIGNACWELYCLEHGIQPDGQMPSDKTIGGGDDSFNTFFSETGAGKHVPRAVFVDLEPTVIDEVRTGTYRQLFHPEQLITGKEDAANNYARGHYTIGKEIIDLVLDRIRKLADQCTGLQGFLVFHSFGGGTGSGFTSLLMERLSVDYGKKSKLEFSIYPAPQVSTAVVEPYNSILTTHTTLEHSDCAFMVDNEAIYDICRRNLDIERPTYTNLNRLISQIVSSITASLRFDGALNVDLTEFQTNLVPYPRIHFPLATYAPVISAEKAYHEQLSVAEITNACFEPANQMVKCDPRHGKYMACCLLYRGDVVPKDVNAAIATIKTKRSIQFVDWCPTGFKVGINYQPPTVVPGGDLAKVQRAVCMLSNTTAIAEAWARLDHKFDLMYAKRAFVHWYVGEGMEEGEFSEAREDMAALEKDYEEVGVDSVEGEGEEEGEEY, from the exons ATG CGTGAGTGCATCTCCATCCACGTTGGCCAGGCTGGTGTCCAGATCGGCAATGCCTGCTGGGAGCTCTACTGCCTGGAACACGGCATCCAGCCTGATGGCCAGATGCCCAGTGACAAGACCATTGGGGGAGGAGATGACTCCTTCAACACCTTCTTCAGTGAGACGGGCGCTGGCAAGCATGTGCCCAGGGCAGTGTTTGTAGACCTGGAGCCCACAGTCATCG ATGAAGTTCGCACTGGCACTTACCGCCAGCTCTTCCACCCTGAGCAGCTCATCACAGGCAAGGAAGATGCTGCCAATAACTATGCCCGTGGCCACTACACCATTGGCAAGGAGATTATTGACCTCGTCTTGGACCGAATCCGGAAGCTG GCTGACCAGTGCACAGGGCTTCAGGGCTTCCTGGTTTTCCACAGCTTTGGTGGGGGAACCGGTTCTGGGTTCACCTCTCTGCTGATGGAGCGGCTCTCTGTGGACTACGGCAAGAAGTCCAAGCTCGAGTTCTCCATCTACCCAGCCCCCCAGGTCTCCACAGCTGTAGTGGAGCCCTACAACTCCATCCTCACCACCCACACCACCCTGGAGCACTCTGACTGTGCCTTCATGGTAGACAATGAGGCCATCTATGACATCTGTCGTAGAAATCTTGATATCGAGCGCCCAACCTATACCAACCTTAATCGCCTTATTAGCCAGATTGTGTCCTCCATCACTGCTTCCCTCAGGTTTGATGGAGCCCTGAATGTTGACCTGACAGAATTCCAGACCAACCTGGTGCCCTACCCCCGCATCCACTTCCCTCTGGCCACTTACGCCCCTGTCATCTCTGCTGAGAAAGCCTACCATGAACAGCTTTCTGTTGCAGAGATCACCAATGCATGCTTTGAGCCAGCCAACCAGATGGTGAAGTGTGACCCTCGCCACGGTAAATACATGGCCTGCTGCCTGTTGTACCGTGGTGACGTGGTCCCCAAAGATGTCAATGCTGCCATTGCCACCATCAAGACCAAGCGCAGCATCCAGTTTGTGGACTGGTGCCCCACTGGCTTCAAAGTTGGCATTAATTACCAGCCTCCCACTGTGGTCCCTGGTGGAGACCTGGCCAAGGTCCAGCGGGCTGTGTGCATGCTGAGCAACACCACGGCCATCGCTGAGGCCTGGGCCCGGCTGGACCACAAGTTTGACCTGATGTACGCCAAGCGTGCCTTTGTTCATTGGTATGTGGGTGAGGGCATGgaggagggagagttttctgagGCCCGGGAGGACATGGCTGCCCTAGAGAAGGATTATGAGGAGGTGGGTGTGGATTCTGTTGAAGGAGAGggtgaggaggaaggagaggaatatTGA